GAAATCCGGCTCAGTAGGGGCGGCCTTTAGGCCGCCTGTTTATCTGTTGAGACAGGATTTGAGCCGGCCTTCTTCGTCATGCCGGACCCCGATCCGGCATCCAGAATGATTGATCCCATTCCTAATAACCACTTAACACTTAATCACTTAACCACTTAATCACCTAACCACCTAACCACTTAAAACCTGTTCGTTATGTCCGCCCCCGGTTCTGTTGTAATTTTCATAAGCCTTCTGCCAGGTCGGCGAGATTTTTTCCCTGCGGACCGGCCATTGGAAACCAAAATGGCCGCACAGTCGGCAGAAGGCCGCCATCTGGTCGGACAGATCGTCAGATGCCGGCGGCAGGTGGTCTCTTCCCAGATGATACTGAAATACGCGGTCGATGCCGCCGGCAACGGCGCACATGTAATATCCGGAAGGTGTCAGGCCCAGGCCGCAATCCGCTATGATGCGGCAGCCGCAGGTGTAATCAGAGAACCGGTTGAACACCGTATCCGCCGGCGCTACGTTAAAGGGCTTGAAGAGGTTCACCCGTGAGGTCTTGAGGGTGCTTTGAATGATAATGTTGTCCGGCAGTTTTTCCAGCACCCGAAGAACGCGGTCACCATGGTAATTGGTGCCGAGGACCAGTCTCACCTCTGGATTGCGGGAAGACTGATAATCCGACAAAATCGCGATAATTTCGAAAATCCGGCTGTGAAGGGTCGGCTCACCGCCGAGCAGACGGATCCGTTTCCACTGAATATCGCCTTGAATACTTTCCCGTATAAACGCTTCGACCATGGCCACCGGCATTTCCATGCGGCTGGGCGCCTGGCTGCAGGACCGGTTGCAGTTGAGGCATTTCAGGTTGCAGTTGTAGGTTATATCGATCTCTACAAATTCCCGGCTCGGTTGATATTGGCGGCCAAAGCGCCGGACGATGCAGGACTGGGCGCGGATAAACTGATAAGCATCCAGCAACAGCCGTTTTGCAGTGATATTGCGGTGTCGTGGAGGAGGCTTCATGAGACGATAATGGACACGTCCATATTATGGGTTGATTACATGGACTCTCTGATTTTACCCGCATACTTTAACAGCTACTACCGATTTTGTCATCCGCCGGGGTGGCACCGGCAACTCGTTGCCGGTGTTCGAAGAACAAGAGGCCTGCTGGCACCGGTTCCAAGAAGGCGGCTTGACCGGGGGATCCGCTTCTTCGTCATGTCGGACCCCGATCCGGCATCCAGAAAGATTGACCCCATTCCTAACTACTTAACCATTTAATCACCTAAAACTCTTAAACCCTTAAACCGTCATTTTCAGGGTCAAAAAAGGCATTCTAAGCCTTATTTTGCGGTAATTTTGAGGAGAATCTTGTTTTAGCGCAGACCGTTAGTCAGGTCCGACCCCGGTCAAGCGCCGCAGCACTTCTTAAACTTTTTACCACTGCCGCAGGGGCAGGGGTCGTTCCGTCCGACCTTGGGCGCGTCCCTTCTGATGGTTTGCGGAGTGACCGCATTCCCGTCTTTGAAATACCAGCGGCCATTATCTTTCTCGAACAGGGCGCGTTCATGATGCATTGCTTTGCGCCCTTTGGCATCAGCGTAATGCGCAATAAACTCTACCTCACCGGTCTGATCATCCTGCCCCCCGCCGGTGGTCTCAAGGATCTCCAGGCGGTCCCAGACCGATTGTTCAGCCCATTCCCGGGCGCTGTCCGGGTTATGGTCCGCGCGTTTTTGCGGATGGATGGTCTCCTGAAGATAATCAAGCTCAACCTTCACATAGGCCGAATAGCGCGAGCGCATCAGCTGTTCCGCCGTAAGCGCCGGGGCTCCTTTATGCAGCGGCTCGCAGCACTGGGAATAAGGCTGTTTCGATCCGCAGGGGCATTCGCTCATGGTGTGCTCCTTGTCTTTTTATTATTAATCCGTGCCCGTCTGTTTATTATGACAGTTTCCAAATAATCTGATTTGATAGCCAATACAAGGTTTTTTAACCATATTAAACTAAGACGTAAACAGTAAACAGTGCCGTCCCCCATTTGTAACCACTTAAAACTTAACCGCTTAATCACTTAACCACTTAACACTTAAAACTTAAAACTCATTATACCCCCAGGGTGGCATAGATTTCTGCTTGTGATATACTGTTCCCGGAAATATCGGACATTTGTGTAAGGTAGAAAAATGAAAAACGATTACGCGCATTTAAAAGAAACAGTGGAACCGGGAGTGTTCACGCAATGGCAGGAAGTGGATGCGGAGATATATGCCTTTACCGAGCTGGGGATAAAAGTAGCCATCAACAATGAGTATACAGGATTGGTTTATGGAAATCAGGTTTATGGGGACTACAAGAAAGGCCAGAGAATCAAAGCATACATAAAACTGATTAGAGAAGATGGAAAGATAGATGTTTCCCTGCAGCCGAAAAAAGGCAGCCATACGCTTTCAACCACTGACAAAATCCTGGCACACCTTAAGGCAGCCGGAGGCAAAATCGGGTTTAACGATAAAAGTTCCCCCGAAGTTATAGAAAAAAAGTTTCAGGTAAGTAAAAAGGTGTTTAAACGGGCAATCGGCATACTATATAGACAACATAAAATAAAAATTACGGATAAGGGGATAGAGCTTGTAAAATAGATGTCCCCGGAACTTCCGCCGTCATCCCGGCCCGTGACGCGAAGCGGAACGTGAGCCGGGATCCAGAATAAAATTGCCCCATTCCTTAAAACTTAACCACTTAACCACTTAATCACTTAATCACTTAACCACTTAATCACTTAATCACTTAACACTTAAAACTTAACCACTTAATCACTTAATCACTTAACCACTTAATCACTTAATCACTTAACACTTAAAACTTAACCACTTAATCACCTAACACCCTGAATCAAGTTAGTTGTGCCCGATCCCGATTGTCTGGTATAGATAAACATACTGTCCCTGGAATCGTCTGTCCCCGGAATCCGGAATCCGACGTTAACCCGATAATCAAAGAATGATGATAAAATGAGTTTTGAAAATTTTGATTTAGCCCCTGAATTACTGGAAGCCATCCATGACCTTGGATTTGTCGAGGCGACCCCCATTCAAATCGAGGCCATCCCGGAAATCATTTCCGGTGAAAATGATCTGATCGGGCTGGCCCAGACCGGCACAGGGAAAACAGCCGCGTTCGGCCTTCCCATGGCCCAGCTCATTGATTTTACGTCGAGCCACATCCAGGGCTTGATCCTGTGCCCCACCAGGGAGCTGTGCCTTCAAATAGAAAAGGACATCAACCTGTTTTGCAAATACCTGCCAAACGCCAGGGTAGTGTCCGTCTATGGCGGCGCCAGCATTGAAAACCAGCTCCAGAAAATAAAAAACAAGGTCCAGATTATCGTGGCCACGCCCGGACGATTGCTGGATTTTATCCGGCGCAAAGCGATTGATCTGTCCAGGGTCGCGTACCTGGTGCTGGATGAAGCCGATGAAATGCTGAACATGGGGTTTGCCGAAGATATCAATGCCATCCTGGAGCAGACACCGGACAGCAAGCGGACATGGCTTTTTTCGGCCACCATGCCCCGGGAAGTGGCGGTTATCGCCAAAAAATATATGCATGCCCCCCGGGAAGTGACCATTGGCCAAAAGGACAGCGGCGCGGAGAATATCGAGCATGTCTATTTTATCGTCAAAGAAAAAGACCGGTACCAGGCCTTGAAACGGATTATCGATTTTCATCCCGAAATTTACGCTCTTGTTTTCTGCCGGACCCGCCGGGAGACCCAGGAGATTGCCGAAAAACTGATTGTCGACGGGTATAATGCGGAAGCGTTGCACGGGGACCTGTCTCAGCAGGTTCGGGACCAGGTGATGCACCGGTACCGTGAAAGAACAATCCAGGTCCTGATCGCGACCGACGTGGCGGCCAGAGGCCTTGACGTGCAGGACATATCCCACGTGATCAATTACAACCTCCCGGGTGAGGCGGATAATTATACCCACCGGAGCGGACGCACCGGAAGGGCCGGCAAATCAGGCATAGCCGTCTCCATCATCAACACTAAAGAAATCGGGAAGCTCAAAAGAATCGAGGATAAATCAAAGATCAAATTTACCGGCATGAAAGTTCCGACAGGGCGGGCCGTGTGTGAAAATCAGCTCTATGCCATGATCAATAAACTGGTGGCGGTTGAAGTCAATCATGATGAAATCGAAAAATTCCTGTTGCCTGTATTTGATACCCTCAAAACCCTCACCAAAGAGGAGTTGATTGAAAAATTCGTATCCCTGGAATTTAATCGATTCCTTATCTATTACAAAGATGCCGCGGATATCAATGTGTCGCGATCTGAAAAAAACAGGGATAAAAAAGCGCCGGGCACCGGTCAGAAAGTTCAGGGACCGACCCGCCGTTTTTTTATGAATGCCGGCCGCATGAATAATGTCAACAAGGGGACGATCATCCGGAACATTTGTGAAAAGGCCAATATCCCATCAGCCAAAATAGGGAAAATAGAAATATTGCCGGAGTTTTCGTTTTTTGAAGTAGAAGCGGATGTGGCCTATATGGTTGTAAAAGCCATGAAGGGGATGAAAATTGACGGCCGTGCCGTAAGGATACAGGATGCTGAAAAAACCCCGCCGGCTAAAAAGAAAAAGGCCCGCCCAAAAACGAAACGATAGACGTTTGAATTTTAAAGGAAATAAAAACCATGACGCAGTTAAAGGGATCTCAACGAAAATATTTAAGAGGGCTTGCTCACAGCCTTAAGCCGGTGGTGTTAATTGGTCAAAAAGGAATAACCGATGCGGTTATTCGAACCATCAATGAAGCCCTTGATACCCATGAACTTGTAAAAATACAGTTTCTTGCTTTTAAAGAAAAAGATCAGAAAAAAGAGCTCATCGAACGCATTGAAGTCGAGACTGAATGTGAGGTGGCCGGAACCATCGGCCATACGGCGATTCTTTTCAGACAGCACCAGGATCCTGAAAAACGAAAGATCACTATCCCCTGACAATCCCTCGCCTGCCCATAGCCGCTGTGCTTGAGGAACTGGAGGCGGTCTTGAACCGTAACCGGTCCGCCGTGCTGGTGGCGCCACCGGGGGCCGGTAAAACCACCGCCATACCCCTTTCACTGCTGCCGGCCCCATGGCTGGAAGGCAGACGGATACTGCTTCTGGCGCCGCGCCGTCTGGCAGCCCGCGCCGCGGCCTTCCGCATGGCCGCCCTGCTGAAGGAACCGGTGGGGGAGACCGTGGGCTATCGCATCCGCATGGAGAGCCGGGTGGGCCCCCGCACCCGCATCGAGGTCATCACCGAAGGCGTGCTTACCCGCATGCTGCAGTCCGATCCCGGACTGGCCGGCGTGGGGATCGTGATCTTTGACGAATTTCATGAGCGCAGCCTGGATGCCGATCTGGGGCTGGCCCTGTGCCGTGAGGTCCAGGGGCATTTCAACGAGCACCTGAAACTGCTGGTCATGTCGGCCACGCTGGATCCCGCGGCCGTCACCACGCTGCTGGACAATGCGCCGCTGATTCAATGCCAGGGCCGCTCCTTCCCCGTGGAAACCCGCTATGCGCCTCCGCGTCAGCCGGACTTTATTGAACGCGCGGTGATGGAAATCATTTTACGATCCACGGCCGCCGAAGAAGGCAACCTGCTCGTCTTTCTTCCCGGCGCTCCGGAGATCCGGCGGGTGGCCCGCCTGCTGGCTGAGGCCGGTTTGCCGGACCGCTGGGATGTGGCGCTCCTTTATGGCAACCTGACCCGCGATCGACAGGACGCCGCCATCGCTCCGCCGCCGGCCGGGCGCGGTAAAATAGTGCTGACCACGTCGATTGCCGAAACCAGCCTGACCATCGAGCAGATCGGGGTGGTGGTGGACAGTGGTCTGCGGCGGGCCCCGCGCTTTGATCCGCGTGCCGGCATGACCAGGCTGGTCACCCTGCCGGTGTCCCGGGCCTCGGCCGATCAGCGGCGGGGCCGGGCCGGTCGCCTGGGCCCGGGAATCTGCTACCGGCTGTGGAGCGAAGCCACTCATACGACACTGGCCGCCCATAACCGGCCTGAAATCCTGGACACGGATCTGGCCGGTCTGGCCCTGGAGCTGGCGGAGTGGGGCGTGACATCGACCGATGCGCTCGGCTGGCTGGACCCGCCGCCGCCGGGGGCTTTTGAACAGGCCCGGCACCTCCTGGCCGAACTGGGGGCCGTGGATGACCGGGGTATCATTACCGCCCACGGCCGCCTCATGGCGGAACTGCCCATGCATCCCCGTCTGGCGCATATGGTTCTTTCCGCCCGGGAGGCGGATATGGGTCGCACGGCCTGCGAACTGGCGGCAATTTTAAGCGAACGCGATCCGCTTTTTTTTACAGGCGGCCTGCGGGACGCCGACCTGCGCCTCAGGCTCGATGCCCTGCACGCCT
This Thermodesulfobacteriota bacterium DNA region includes the following protein-coding sequences:
- the hrpB gene encoding ATP-dependent helicase HrpB gives rise to the protein MAAVLEELEAVLNRNRSAVLVAPPGAGKTTAIPLSLLPAPWLEGRRILLLAPRRLAARAAAFRMAALLKEPVGETVGYRIRMESRVGPRTRIEVITEGVLTRMLQSDPGLAGVGIVIFDEFHERSLDADLGLALCREVQGHFNEHLKLLVMSATLDPAAVTTLLDNAPLIQCQGRSFPVETRYAPPRQPDFIERAVMEIILRSTAAEEGNLLVFLPGAPEIRRVARLLAEAGLPDRWDVALLYGNLTRDRQDAAIAPPPAGRGKIVLTTSIAETSLTIEQIGVVVDSGLRRAPRFDPRAGMTRLVTLPVSRASADQRRGRAGRLGPGICYRLWSEATHTTLAAHNRPEILDTDLAGLALELAEWGVTSTDALGWLDPPPPGAFEQARHLLAELGAVDDRGIITAHGRLMAELPMHPRLAHMVLSAREADMGRTACELAAILSERDPLFFTGGLRDADLRLRLDALHAFKAHTPVSLPDCSVDHDAMRRIVKVAALLQQRLNINTGPEAPPEVGRLLAWAYPDRIACRRSDGAGRYLMTCGRGAFFNPPEPLGAHDFLVIAELDGERREARIFMAAAYDRDTLMEQFSHRVQWQDRVVWDEQRQAVAAERRLTLDALTLRIEPLDSPDPRALTAAMITGIRKTGIDVLPWTRALRAWQARVMLLRRAGSGEEDWPDLSDAALAADLETWLEPFLEGITSIRALARLDLGNALHSHLSWRQQQQLDTLAPTHMVVPAGARRPIDYSAEIPVLAVRIQEMFGAADTPAIADGRLPLQLHLLSPAGRPAQITRDLAGFWRNSYPAVKKELKGRYPKHYWPDDPLNAQPTDRVRPRPK
- the yhbY gene encoding ribosome assembly RNA-binding protein YhbY; translation: MTQLKGSQRKYLRGLAHSLKPVVLIGQKGITDAVIRTINEALDTHELVKIQFLAFKEKDQKKELIERIEVETECEVAGTIGHTAILFRQHQDPEKRKITIP
- a CDS encoding type I-B CRISPR-associated protein Cas8b1/Cst1, with product MKNDYAHLKETVEPGVFTQWQEVDAEIYAFTELGIKVAINNEYTGLVYGNQVYGDYKKGQRIKAYIKLIREDGKIDVSLQPKKGSHTLSTTDKILAHLKAAGGKIGFNDKSSPEVIEKKFQVSKKVFKRAIGILYRQHKIKITDKGIELVK
- a CDS encoding DEAD/DEAH box helicase, coding for MSFENFDLAPELLEAIHDLGFVEATPIQIEAIPEIISGENDLIGLAQTGTGKTAAFGLPMAQLIDFTSSHIQGLILCPTRELCLQIEKDINLFCKYLPNARVVSVYGGASIENQLQKIKNKVQIIVATPGRLLDFIRRKAIDLSRVAYLVLDEADEMLNMGFAEDINAILEQTPDSKRTWLFSATMPREVAVIAKKYMHAPREVTIGQKDSGAENIEHVYFIVKEKDRYQALKRIIDFHPEIYALVFCRTRRETQEIAEKLIVDGYNAEALHGDLSQQVRDQVMHRYRERTIQVLIATDVAARGLDVQDISHVINYNLPGEADNYTHRSGRTGRAGKSGIAVSIINTKEIGKLKRIEDKSKIKFTGMKVPTGRAVCENQLYAMINKLVAVEVNHDEIEKFLLPVFDTLKTLTKEELIEKFVSLEFNRFLIYYKDAADINVSRSEKNRDKKAPGTGQKVQGPTRRFFMNAGRMNNVNKGTIIRNICEKANIPSAKIGKIEILPEFSFFEVEADVAYMVVKAMKGMKIDGRAVRIQDAEKTPPAKKKKARPKTKR
- a CDS encoding radical SAM protein, whose protein sequence is MLDAYQFIRAQSCIVRRFGRQYQPSREFVEIDITYNCNLKCLNCNRSCSQAPSRMEMPVAMVEAFIRESIQGDIQWKRIRLLGGEPTLHSRIFEIIAILSDYQSSRNPEVRLVLGTNYHGDRVLRVLEKLPDNIIIQSTLKTSRVNLFKPFNVAPADTVFNRFSDYTCGCRIIADCGLGLTPSGYYMCAVAGGIDRVFQYHLGRDHLPPASDDLSDQMAAFCRLCGHFGFQWPVRREKISPTWQKAYENYNRTGGGHNEQVLSG
- a CDS encoding YchJ family protein — its product is MSECPCGSKQPYSQCCEPLHKGAPALTAEQLMRSRYSAYVKVELDYLQETIHPQKRADHNPDSAREWAEQSVWDRLEILETTGGGQDDQTGEVEFIAHYADAKGRKAMHHERALFEKDNGRWYFKDGNAVTPQTIRRDAPKVGRNDPCPCGSGKKFKKCCGA